Below is a window of Thermodesulfomicrobium sp. WS DNA.
GGCGCGCGAATAACCCCTACGGGGCCGACGGCCGCCCCGCGCCCATGGCGGCCAAAAGCCGCGCCACGGCCAAGCGATGGTCGGCCAAGGCCTGGATCACCCGGGTTTCGGCCTCGGTGCGGGCGGCCTGAGCGTCGAGCACGTCCGTATTCGTCCCCACCTGCGCTTCATAGCGGGCCTGGGCCATGCGCAGGCTCTCCTTGGCAGCGGCCAGCCCGTCCTGGGCGGTCTGCAACCGCTTGGCGGCTTCGGCAATCTGCAGATACCGCTGCCGCACTTCGTATTGGGCCTCCAGGCGCAACGCCTCGTATTCCTGTGCCAGACGCAGCACATTTTTTTCCGCCTGCTGGGCCGTAAAATAGGTCTGCCCCCAGTCGAAGGCCTTCCAGCGCACCCCAGCCTGGGCCTGCCAGCTGCTCGGGGTATGGTAGGCATCGCCGGACACTGAAGGATCGTCCCCGGCCCGTTGGTACTCGAAACGGGCACTCACTTGGGGATACAAAGGAGATGCCGCCAGACGCGCCTCCTGCCGGGCCGTGTCCACCGCGAGCTGGGCAATACGGATGTCCGGCCGCTGCGCCAGCGCCGCCTCCAGGCACGCCTCCAAGCTCCGCGAAAACGGCTGAAAATCGAGCTCCCCGGAAAACTCCACCGGGGCCTTGGCAGCGAGGAGCGTCTCCAGGCGCGCCTGGGCCACGGCAACGGCATTGTCCGCCTCCACCACCGCCTGCTCCGCCCGGCTCACCTCCACCTGCGCCTGGAGCACGTCCAGTTTGGGGCGAAGCCCGGTCTCAAAAAAGGCCTGATTGCGGCGAAGGTGCGCCCGCAGGCGCTCCAGGCTGTCTTCCGCCGCCTTGCGGCTTGCCCGGGCCTGCAACAGGCCAAGAAACGCCTCGCGAATGCCAAGGGCGAGCTGCTCGCGGGCATGTTCCAGACGCGAGCGGAGTTCCGCCTCCTGCAGCTTGGCCTTTTCCAGGTTCGAAAGCAGGGCGAAGCCCGTAAAGAGGGGTTGATCCACCCGCAGCGTCAATTGCCAATTGTCCCGGGTCCCTGCCGGATAGCCCAAAAGCTGCGGCGTCTCATCCAGGCGGTTGTACCCGTATTCCACGCTCACCGCAGGCCCGAAGGCGCCGCGCGCGGCGCGCACCCCAAACGCCGCGCCTTCCAGGGCCTCCCGCACCGCTTGAATGGACGGGTGCGCCGCCAAGCCGGCCCGCACCGCTTCCTCCATATCCATGCCCCAGGCCGCAGCACTCCACAGCACCACTGCTACCGCCCACGTGATCTTGCGCATACCGCCTCCTCAAAAACACATCTCGCCTCGCCCTAGGCCAAGAAGCACCCCAAAGCAACACAAGCCCGGCCTTGAAATTCCTGAAAACTCCCGCTAGCGAGG
It encodes the following:
- a CDS encoding TolC family protein, which codes for MRKITWAVAVVLWSAAAWGMDMEEAVRAGLAAHPSIQAVREALEGAAFGVRAARGAFGPAVSVEYGYNRLDETPQLLGYPAGTRDNWQLTLRVDQPLFTGFALLSNLEKAKLQEAELRSRLEHAREQLALGIREAFLGLLQARASRKAAEDSLERLRAHLRRNQAFFETGLRPKLDVLQAQVEVSRAEQAVVEADNAVAVAQARLETLLAAKAPVEFSGELDFQPFSRSLEACLEAALAQRPDIRIAQLAVDTARQEARLAASPLYPQVSARFEYQRAGDDPSVSGDAYHTPSSWQAQAGVRWKAFDWGQTYFTAQQAEKNVLRLAQEYEALRLEAQYEVRQRYLQIAEAAKRLQTAQDGLAAAKESLRMAQARYEAQVGTNTDVLDAQAARTEAETRVIQALADHRLAVARLLAAMGAGRPSAP